From Andrena cerasifolii isolate SP2316 chromosome 12, iyAndCera1_principal, whole genome shotgun sequence, a single genomic window includes:
- the LOC143375170 gene encoding uncharacterized protein LOC143375170 isoform X7, translating into MFLESNWTWLAERWGNMADLAERVDDLICSFDSAGDTTMDTLSMLIFGWMLFGLVVLCVGKYVYNRFVLNEVASATVFAAKDGYVVHGDNVGVSSGGGGGGGGSSIGSAGKSVLPSKQKVPVSVSATLPAGKSSVTSGGGSGGGGTGSASGPGPATPGTTSVIGTTPSAYVPPTPPVRKRLTARKTSGALISPARSSRSLHLPTATGADAEAVRWVNEIIVWLYSDPAILDQVLTVWVASLNQFTTNSADEHGVGVEFVRVLPETHPPNLSNIFCECDSKDDVTITCDCEATPALQLKAFRRRAEKLEVSHYRVNVNRFRARLNVICITEKLLLDLKCDGWPEVKVSLAPVGTIKKDLDENQLQEVVTEIVTAALRGTSVHLNLFQYPNCPRLWREPVTPQSGFSMPVHYDSMNTSTGSLPSQRQRVPAHSQLTTQNQYVAGDKRLLVKVVRAAELGGEQGAVEPYCIVELDDPPQKNQTSVKKDTRNPLWDEAFLFDVNRNTSEVLLEVYDRVNKSQRFLGLGIVGVDELLANPSQRQIIPLQNRPYEEDNITGTLTVEFLFIEGAEVPQIGNKPYKVKETIKPVSPTPRIYNPTNLISDNSLNYNNGNSTLILYDSTVQSEGDYLMNGNVVDSPYRTGQTNGNKGTLIVHSQQRHGPKDASAAESTPNSSNSEERGRTRRKRRDFFGTIKKRLSRSKTRSRSVGPEGDANHEDAHSRSISADRARDPGSAGLSIPGREEQSRRSSLSEASGISGASTRTYVNEASTLVLETLENGIKKHYLVPLSLAQKSKWRKKGTKLHIFNDHTFIAKHMTGGTVCEVCKRTLARRLGKQGYECRDCQMKCHKHCHVKVDTTCPMSTIQSIELSYIKVPRLERKSSIRIC; encoded by the exons ATGTTTTTGGAATCCAATTGGACTTGGTTGGCCGAACGATGGGGCAATATGGCCGACTTGGCCGAGCGGGTGGACGATCTGATATGCAGTTTCGACTCGGCTGGTGATACGACCATGGATACGTTATCGATGTTGATATTCGGCTGGATGTTATTCGGATTGGTGGTACTGTGCGTCGGGAAATACGTTTACAATCGTTTCGTTTTGAACGAGGTCGCTTCCGCGACGGTATTTGCCGCCAAGGACGGCTACGTCGTTCATGGTGATAACGTCGGTGTTAGTAgcggtggcggtggtggtggtggcggcagCTCTATCGGTAGTGCTGGCAAATCGGTTTTGCCCAGCAAACAAAAAGTCCCCGTTTCTGTTTCGGCCACTTTGCCAGCCGGAAAGTCTTCCGTAACGAGCGGCGGCGGGAGCGGTGGCGGTGGCACCGGTTCCGCTTCCGGCCCCGGCCCTGCCACCCCCGGGACCACTTCCGTAATCGGTACCACGCCATCGGCTTATGTCCCGCCAACTCCACCCGTTCGCAAACGCCTGACCGCCAGAAAAACTTCCGGCGCTTTGATCAGCCCAGCGAGGAGCTCCAGAAGCTTGCATCTGCCGACTGCGACGGGTGCAGACGCCGAGGCGGTGCGCTGGGTCAACGAGATTATCGTCTGGCTTTATTCCGATCCTGCGATTCTCGATCAAGTATTGACTGTTTGGGTCGCCTCTCTCAACCAGTTTACCACCAACTCCGCCGACGAG CACGGAGTTGGAGTGGAGTTTGTTCGTGTTCTTCCCGAAACCCACCCGCCGAATCTGTCCAATATCTTCTGCGAGTGTGATTCCAAAGACGACGTG ACAATCACCTGCGATTGCGAAGCTACTCCAGCATTGCAGTTGAAAGCGTTTCGTCGGAGAGCTGAGAAATTAGAAGTCAGTCACTACCGAGTAAACGTGAACCGTTTTCGCGCGCGACTTAACGTCATTTGCATTACCGAGAAACTTCTTCTGGATTTGAAATGCGACGGCTGGCCAGAG GTGAAAGTTTCCCTGGCCCCTGTGGGCACGATAAAGAAAGATCTGGATGAGAACCAGCTGCAGGAAGTTGTAACAGAAATCGTGACAGCCGCGCTGCGTGGCACCAGCGTTCATCTAAATCTGTTCCAATACCCGAATTGCCCGCGCCTATGGAGGGAGCCGGTCACGCCGCAATCAGGCTTCTCAATGCCGGTCCATTACGACAGTATG AATACATCCACCGGCTCGCTTCCATCTCAGCGACAACGGGTACCAGCTCACAGCCAGCTCACGACGCAGAATCAATACGTGGCCGGTGACAAACGATTGCTGGTCAAAGTGGTGAGAGCGGCGGAGCTCGGGGGCGAGCAGGGTGCCGTGGAGCCGTATTGCATCGTCGAACTGGACGATCCTCCTCAGAAGAATCAAACGTCCGTGAAGAAAGACACGCGAAATCCACTCTGGGACGAAGCATTCCTATT CGACGTGAATCGTAACACGTCGGAAGTGTTGTTGGAAGTTTACGACCGTGTGAATAAATCTCAACGATTCTTGGGCCTGGGAATTGTCGGAGTGGACGAGCTTCTGGCAAATCCAAGTCAGCGACAGATAATACCCCTTCAGAATCGGCCCTACGAAGAAGACAACATTACGGGCACCCTAACGGTCGAG TTTCTGTTCATCGAGGGTGCAGAGGTGCCTCAAATTGGGAACAAACCTTACAAGGTGAAGGAGACGATAAAGCCTGTGTCACCGACTCCTCGTATCTACAATCCGACAAATCTCATCAGCGACAATAGTCTGAATTACAACAATGGTAACAGCACACTTATCTTGTACGACTCTACCGTTCAATCCGAAGGGG ACTATCTGATGAACGGCAACGTCGTTGACTCGCCTTACAGAACTGGCCAGACCAATGGGAACAAGGGAACACTGATCGTGCACAGCCAGCAAAGG CATGGACCGAAAGACGCCAGCGCGGCGGAAAGTACGCCGAATTCTTCCAACTCTGAAG AACGAGGGAGGACGCGAAGAAAACGTCGGGACTTCTTTGGCACGATAAAGAAACGACTAAGCCGATCGAAAACGAGGAGCAGATCGGTTGGGCCCGAAGGCGACGCGAATCACGAGGATGCCCACTCCAGATCTATATCCGCGGACAGAGCGCGCGATCCTGGCTCCG CTGGTTTATCGATACCAGGGAGAGAAGAGCAGTCGAGGCGTTCCAGTTTGAGTGAGGCATCTGGTATAAGTGGAGCGTCCACCCGAACTTACGTCAACGAGGCTTCCACTCTAGTTCTTGAAACGTTGGAGAACGgtattaaaaa GCATTATTTAGTACCGCTGTCGCTAGCGCAGAAGAGTAAGTGGAGGAAAAAGGGCACCAAGCTTCACATATTCAACGATCACACCTTCATAGCGAAGCACATGACCGG CGGAACTGTGTGCGAAGTGTGTAAGCGAACACTCGCGAGAAGATTGGGCAAACAAGGCTACGAATGTAGGGACTGCCAAATGAAATGTCACAAGCACTGTCACGTTAAAGTTGACACCACTTGTCCCATGTCTACCATTCAAAGCATCGAACT ATCTTACATAAAGGTACCACGGCTCGAGCGAAAATCGTCGATCCGTATATGCTGA
- the LOC143375170 gene encoding uncharacterized protein LOC143375170 isoform X10 has translation MFLESNWTWLAERWGNMADLAERVDDLICSFDSAGDTTMDTLSMLIFGWMLFGLVVLCVGKYVYNRFVLNEVASATVFAAKDGYVVHGDNVGVSSGGGGGGGGSSIGSAGKSVLPSKQKVPVSVSATLPAGKSSVTSGGGSGGGGTGSASGPGPATPGTTSVIGTTPSAYVPPTPPVRKRLTARKTSGALISPARSSRSLHLPTATGADAEAVRWVNEIIVWLYSDPAILDQVLTVWVASLNQFTTNSADEHGVGVEFVRVLPETHPPNLSNIFCECDSKDDVTITCDCEATPALQLKAFRRRAEKLEVSHYRVNVNRFRARLNVICITEKLLLDLKCDGWPEVKVSLAPVGTIKKDLDENQLQEVVTEIVTAALRGTSVHLNLFQYPNCPRLWREPVTPQSGFSMPVHYDSMNTSTGSLPSQRQRVPAHSQLTTQNQYVAGDKRLLVKVVRAAELGGEQGAVEPYCIVELDDPPQKNQTSVKKDTRNPLWDEAFLFDVNRNTSEVLLEVYDRVNKSQRFLGLGIVGVDELLANPSQRQIIPLQNRPYEEDNITGTLTVEFLFIEGAEVPQIGNKPYKVKETIKPVSPTPRIYNPTNLISDNSLNYNNDYLMNGNVVDSPYRTGQTNGNKGTLIVHSQQRHGPKDASAAESTPNSSNSEERGRTRRKRRDFFGTIKKRLSRSKTRSRSVGPEGDANHEDAHSRSISADRARDPGSAGLSIPGREEQSRRSSLSEASGISGASTRTYVNEASTLVLETLENGIKKHYLVPLSLAQKSKWRKKGTKLHIFNDHTFIAKHMTGGTVCEVCKRTLARRLGKQGYECRDCQMKCHKHCHVKVDTTCPMSTIQSIELSYIKVPRLERKSSIRIC, from the exons ATGTTTTTGGAATCCAATTGGACTTGGTTGGCCGAACGATGGGGCAATATGGCCGACTTGGCCGAGCGGGTGGACGATCTGATATGCAGTTTCGACTCGGCTGGTGATACGACCATGGATACGTTATCGATGTTGATATTCGGCTGGATGTTATTCGGATTGGTGGTACTGTGCGTCGGGAAATACGTTTACAATCGTTTCGTTTTGAACGAGGTCGCTTCCGCGACGGTATTTGCCGCCAAGGACGGCTACGTCGTTCATGGTGATAACGTCGGTGTTAGTAgcggtggcggtggtggtggtggcggcagCTCTATCGGTAGTGCTGGCAAATCGGTTTTGCCCAGCAAACAAAAAGTCCCCGTTTCTGTTTCGGCCACTTTGCCAGCCGGAAAGTCTTCCGTAACGAGCGGCGGCGGGAGCGGTGGCGGTGGCACCGGTTCCGCTTCCGGCCCCGGCCCTGCCACCCCCGGGACCACTTCCGTAATCGGTACCACGCCATCGGCTTATGTCCCGCCAACTCCACCCGTTCGCAAACGCCTGACCGCCAGAAAAACTTCCGGCGCTTTGATCAGCCCAGCGAGGAGCTCCAGAAGCTTGCATCTGCCGACTGCGACGGGTGCAGACGCCGAGGCGGTGCGCTGGGTCAACGAGATTATCGTCTGGCTTTATTCCGATCCTGCGATTCTCGATCAAGTATTGACTGTTTGGGTCGCCTCTCTCAACCAGTTTACCACCAACTCCGCCGACGAG CACGGAGTTGGAGTGGAGTTTGTTCGTGTTCTTCCCGAAACCCACCCGCCGAATCTGTCCAATATCTTCTGCGAGTGTGATTCCAAAGACGACGTG ACAATCACCTGCGATTGCGAAGCTACTCCAGCATTGCAGTTGAAAGCGTTTCGTCGGAGAGCTGAGAAATTAGAAGTCAGTCACTACCGAGTAAACGTGAACCGTTTTCGCGCGCGACTTAACGTCATTTGCATTACCGAGAAACTTCTTCTGGATTTGAAATGCGACGGCTGGCCAGAG GTGAAAGTTTCCCTGGCCCCTGTGGGCACGATAAAGAAAGATCTGGATGAGAACCAGCTGCAGGAAGTTGTAACAGAAATCGTGACAGCCGCGCTGCGTGGCACCAGCGTTCATCTAAATCTGTTCCAATACCCGAATTGCCCGCGCCTATGGAGGGAGCCGGTCACGCCGCAATCAGGCTTCTCAATGCCGGTCCATTACGACAGTATG AATACATCCACCGGCTCGCTTCCATCTCAGCGACAACGGGTACCAGCTCACAGCCAGCTCACGACGCAGAATCAATACGTGGCCGGTGACAAACGATTGCTGGTCAAAGTGGTGAGAGCGGCGGAGCTCGGGGGCGAGCAGGGTGCCGTGGAGCCGTATTGCATCGTCGAACTGGACGATCCTCCTCAGAAGAATCAAACGTCCGTGAAGAAAGACACGCGAAATCCACTCTGGGACGAAGCATTCCTATT CGACGTGAATCGTAACACGTCGGAAGTGTTGTTGGAAGTTTACGACCGTGTGAATAAATCTCAACGATTCTTGGGCCTGGGAATTGTCGGAGTGGACGAGCTTCTGGCAAATCCAAGTCAGCGACAGATAATACCCCTTCAGAATCGGCCCTACGAAGAAGACAACATTACGGGCACCCTAACGGTCGAG TTTCTGTTCATCGAGGGTGCAGAGGTGCCTCAAATTGGGAACAAACCTTACAAGGTGAAGGAGACGATAAAGCCTGTGTCACCGACTCCTCGTATCTACAATCCGACAAATCTCATCAGCGACAATAGTCTGAATTACAACAATG ACTATCTGATGAACGGCAACGTCGTTGACTCGCCTTACAGAACTGGCCAGACCAATGGGAACAAGGGAACACTGATCGTGCACAGCCAGCAAAGG CATGGACCGAAAGACGCCAGCGCGGCGGAAAGTACGCCGAATTCTTCCAACTCTGAAG AACGAGGGAGGACGCGAAGAAAACGTCGGGACTTCTTTGGCACGATAAAGAAACGACTAAGCCGATCGAAAACGAGGAGCAGATCGGTTGGGCCCGAAGGCGACGCGAATCACGAGGATGCCCACTCCAGATCTATATCCGCGGACAGAGCGCGCGATCCTGGCTCCG CTGGTTTATCGATACCAGGGAGAGAAGAGCAGTCGAGGCGTTCCAGTTTGAGTGAGGCATCTGGTATAAGTGGAGCGTCCACCCGAACTTACGTCAACGAGGCTTCCACTCTAGTTCTTGAAACGTTGGAGAACGgtattaaaaa GCATTATTTAGTACCGCTGTCGCTAGCGCAGAAGAGTAAGTGGAGGAAAAAGGGCACCAAGCTTCACATATTCAACGATCACACCTTCATAGCGAAGCACATGACCGG CGGAACTGTGTGCGAAGTGTGTAAGCGAACACTCGCGAGAAGATTGGGCAAACAAGGCTACGAATGTAGGGACTGCCAAATGAAATGTCACAAGCACTGTCACGTTAAAGTTGACACCACTTGTCCCATGTCTACCATTCAAAGCATCGAACT ATCTTACATAAAGGTACCACGGCTCGAGCGAAAATCGTCGATCCGTATATGCTGA
- the LOC143375170 gene encoding uncharacterized protein LOC143375170 isoform X3 codes for MFLESNWTWLAERWGNMADLAERVDDLICSFDSAGDTTMDTLSMLIFGWMLFGLVVLCVGKYVYNRFVLNEVASATVFAAKDGYVVHGDNVGVSSGGGGGGGGSSIGSAGKSVLPSKQKVPVSVSATLPAGKSSVTSGGGSGGGGTGSASGPGPATPGTTSVIGTTPSAYVPPTPPVRKRLTARKTSGALISPARSSRSLHLPTATGADAEAVRWVNEIIVWLYSDPAILDQVLTVWVASLNQFTTNSADEHGVGVEFVRVLPETHPPNLSNIFCECDSKDDVTITCDCEATPALQLKAFRRRAEKLEVSHYRVNVNRFRARLNVICITEKLLLDLKCDGWPEVKVSLAPVGTIKKDLDENQLQEVVTEIVTAALRGTSVHLNLFQYPNCPRLWREPVTPQSGFSMPVHYDSMNTSTGSLPSQRQRVPAHSQLTTQNQYVAGDKRLLVKVVRAAELGGEQGAVEPYCIVELDDPPQKNQTSVKKDTRNPLWDEAFLFDVNRNTSEVLLEVYDRVNKSQRFLGLGIVGVDELLANPSQRQIIPLQNRPYEEDNITGTLTVEFLFIEGAEVPQIGNKPYKVKETIKPVSPTPRIYNPTNLISDNSLNYNNGNSTLILYDSTVQSEGDYLMNGNVVDSPYRTGQTNGNKGTLIVHSQQRVALTESGNWHEISPEHGPKDASAAESTPNSSNSEERGRTRRKRRDFFGTIKKRLSRSKTRSRSVGPEGDANHEDAHSRSISADRARDPGSAGLSIPGREEQSRRSSLSEASGISGASTRTYVNEASTLVLETLENGIKKHYLVPLSLAQKSKWRKKGTKLHIFNDHTFIAKHMTGGTVCEVCKRTLARRLGKQGYECRDCQMKCHKHCHVKVDTTCPMSTIQSIELSYIKVPRLERKSSIRIC; via the exons ATGTTTTTGGAATCCAATTGGACTTGGTTGGCCGAACGATGGGGCAATATGGCCGACTTGGCCGAGCGGGTGGACGATCTGATATGCAGTTTCGACTCGGCTGGTGATACGACCATGGATACGTTATCGATGTTGATATTCGGCTGGATGTTATTCGGATTGGTGGTACTGTGCGTCGGGAAATACGTTTACAATCGTTTCGTTTTGAACGAGGTCGCTTCCGCGACGGTATTTGCCGCCAAGGACGGCTACGTCGTTCATGGTGATAACGTCGGTGTTAGTAgcggtggcggtggtggtggtggcggcagCTCTATCGGTAGTGCTGGCAAATCGGTTTTGCCCAGCAAACAAAAAGTCCCCGTTTCTGTTTCGGCCACTTTGCCAGCCGGAAAGTCTTCCGTAACGAGCGGCGGCGGGAGCGGTGGCGGTGGCACCGGTTCCGCTTCCGGCCCCGGCCCTGCCACCCCCGGGACCACTTCCGTAATCGGTACCACGCCATCGGCTTATGTCCCGCCAACTCCACCCGTTCGCAAACGCCTGACCGCCAGAAAAACTTCCGGCGCTTTGATCAGCCCAGCGAGGAGCTCCAGAAGCTTGCATCTGCCGACTGCGACGGGTGCAGACGCCGAGGCGGTGCGCTGGGTCAACGAGATTATCGTCTGGCTTTATTCCGATCCTGCGATTCTCGATCAAGTATTGACTGTTTGGGTCGCCTCTCTCAACCAGTTTACCACCAACTCCGCCGACGAG CACGGAGTTGGAGTGGAGTTTGTTCGTGTTCTTCCCGAAACCCACCCGCCGAATCTGTCCAATATCTTCTGCGAGTGTGATTCCAAAGACGACGTG ACAATCACCTGCGATTGCGAAGCTACTCCAGCATTGCAGTTGAAAGCGTTTCGTCGGAGAGCTGAGAAATTAGAAGTCAGTCACTACCGAGTAAACGTGAACCGTTTTCGCGCGCGACTTAACGTCATTTGCATTACCGAGAAACTTCTTCTGGATTTGAAATGCGACGGCTGGCCAGAG GTGAAAGTTTCCCTGGCCCCTGTGGGCACGATAAAGAAAGATCTGGATGAGAACCAGCTGCAGGAAGTTGTAACAGAAATCGTGACAGCCGCGCTGCGTGGCACCAGCGTTCATCTAAATCTGTTCCAATACCCGAATTGCCCGCGCCTATGGAGGGAGCCGGTCACGCCGCAATCAGGCTTCTCAATGCCGGTCCATTACGACAGTATG AATACATCCACCGGCTCGCTTCCATCTCAGCGACAACGGGTACCAGCTCACAGCCAGCTCACGACGCAGAATCAATACGTGGCCGGTGACAAACGATTGCTGGTCAAAGTGGTGAGAGCGGCGGAGCTCGGGGGCGAGCAGGGTGCCGTGGAGCCGTATTGCATCGTCGAACTGGACGATCCTCCTCAGAAGAATCAAACGTCCGTGAAGAAAGACACGCGAAATCCACTCTGGGACGAAGCATTCCTATT CGACGTGAATCGTAACACGTCGGAAGTGTTGTTGGAAGTTTACGACCGTGTGAATAAATCTCAACGATTCTTGGGCCTGGGAATTGTCGGAGTGGACGAGCTTCTGGCAAATCCAAGTCAGCGACAGATAATACCCCTTCAGAATCGGCCCTACGAAGAAGACAACATTACGGGCACCCTAACGGTCGAG TTTCTGTTCATCGAGGGTGCAGAGGTGCCTCAAATTGGGAACAAACCTTACAAGGTGAAGGAGACGATAAAGCCTGTGTCACCGACTCCTCGTATCTACAATCCGACAAATCTCATCAGCGACAATAGTCTGAATTACAACAATGGTAACAGCACACTTATCTTGTACGACTCTACCGTTCAATCCGAAGGGG ACTATCTGATGAACGGCAACGTCGTTGACTCGCCTTACAGAACTGGCCAGACCAATGGGAACAAGGGAACACTGATCGTGCACAGCCAGCAAAGG GTCGCACTGACGGAAAGCGGCAATTGGCACGAAATATCCCCAGAG CATGGACCGAAAGACGCCAGCGCGGCGGAAAGTACGCCGAATTCTTCCAACTCTGAAG AACGAGGGAGGACGCGAAGAAAACGTCGGGACTTCTTTGGCACGATAAAGAAACGACTAAGCCGATCGAAAACGAGGAGCAGATCGGTTGGGCCCGAAGGCGACGCGAATCACGAGGATGCCCACTCCAGATCTATATCCGCGGACAGAGCGCGCGATCCTGGCTCCG CTGGTTTATCGATACCAGGGAGAGAAGAGCAGTCGAGGCGTTCCAGTTTGAGTGAGGCATCTGGTATAAGTGGAGCGTCCACCCGAACTTACGTCAACGAGGCTTCCACTCTAGTTCTTGAAACGTTGGAGAACGgtattaaaaa GCATTATTTAGTACCGCTGTCGCTAGCGCAGAAGAGTAAGTGGAGGAAAAAGGGCACCAAGCTTCACATATTCAACGATCACACCTTCATAGCGAAGCACATGACCGG CGGAACTGTGTGCGAAGTGTGTAAGCGAACACTCGCGAGAAGATTGGGCAAACAAGGCTACGAATGTAGGGACTGCCAAATGAAATGTCACAAGCACTGTCACGTTAAAGTTGACACCACTTGTCCCATGTCTACCATTCAAAGCATCGAACT ATCTTACATAAAGGTACCACGGCTCGAGCGAAAATCGTCGATCCGTATATGCTGA
- the LOC143375170 gene encoding uncharacterized protein LOC143375170 isoform X5 — MFLESNWTWLAERWGNMADLAERVDDLICSFDSAGDTTMDTLSMLIFGWMLFGLVVLCVGKYVYNRFVLNEVASATVFAAKDGYVVHGDNVGVSSGGGGGGGGSSIGSAGKSVLPSKQKVPVSVSATLPAGKSSVTSGGGSGGGGTGSASGPGPATPGTTSVIGTTPSAYVPPTPPVRKRLTARKTSGALISPARSSRSLHLPTATGADAEAVRWVNEIIVWLYSDPAILDQVLTVWVASLNQFTTNSADEHGVGVEFVRVLPETHPPNLSNIFCECDSKDDVTITCDCEATPALQLKAFRRRAEKLEVSHYRVNVNRFRARLNVICITEKLLLDLKCDGWPEVKVSLAPVGTIKKDLDENQLQEVVTEIVTAALRGTSVHLNLFQYPNCPRLWREPVTPQSGFSMPVHYDSMNTSTGSLPSQRQRVPAHSQLTTQNQYVAGDKRLLVKVVRAAELGGEQGAVEPYCIVELDDPPQKNQTSVKKDTRNPLWDEAFLFDVNRNTSEVLLEVYDRVNKSQRFLGLGIVGVDELLANPSQRQIIPLQNRPYEEDNITGTLTVEFLFIEGAEVPQIGNKPYKVKETIKPVSPTPRIYNPTNLISDNSLNYNNGNSTLILYDSTVQSEGDYLMNGNVVDSPYRTGQTNGNKGTLIVHSQQRQPERQVVKHGPKDASAAESTPNSSNSEERGRTRRKRRDFFGTIKKRLSRSKTRSRSVGPEGDANHEDAHSRSISADRARDPGSAGLSIPGREEQSRRSSLSEASGISGASTRTYVNEASTLVLETLENGIKKHYLVPLSLAQKSKWRKKGTKLHIFNDHTFIAKHMTGGTVCEVCKRTLARRLGKQGYECRDCQMKCHKHCHVKVDTTCPMSTIQSIELSYIKVPRLERKSSIRIC; from the exons ATGTTTTTGGAATCCAATTGGACTTGGTTGGCCGAACGATGGGGCAATATGGCCGACTTGGCCGAGCGGGTGGACGATCTGATATGCAGTTTCGACTCGGCTGGTGATACGACCATGGATACGTTATCGATGTTGATATTCGGCTGGATGTTATTCGGATTGGTGGTACTGTGCGTCGGGAAATACGTTTACAATCGTTTCGTTTTGAACGAGGTCGCTTCCGCGACGGTATTTGCCGCCAAGGACGGCTACGTCGTTCATGGTGATAACGTCGGTGTTAGTAgcggtggcggtggtggtggtggcggcagCTCTATCGGTAGTGCTGGCAAATCGGTTTTGCCCAGCAAACAAAAAGTCCCCGTTTCTGTTTCGGCCACTTTGCCAGCCGGAAAGTCTTCCGTAACGAGCGGCGGCGGGAGCGGTGGCGGTGGCACCGGTTCCGCTTCCGGCCCCGGCCCTGCCACCCCCGGGACCACTTCCGTAATCGGTACCACGCCATCGGCTTATGTCCCGCCAACTCCACCCGTTCGCAAACGCCTGACCGCCAGAAAAACTTCCGGCGCTTTGATCAGCCCAGCGAGGAGCTCCAGAAGCTTGCATCTGCCGACTGCGACGGGTGCAGACGCCGAGGCGGTGCGCTGGGTCAACGAGATTATCGTCTGGCTTTATTCCGATCCTGCGATTCTCGATCAAGTATTGACTGTTTGGGTCGCCTCTCTCAACCAGTTTACCACCAACTCCGCCGACGAG CACGGAGTTGGAGTGGAGTTTGTTCGTGTTCTTCCCGAAACCCACCCGCCGAATCTGTCCAATATCTTCTGCGAGTGTGATTCCAAAGACGACGTG ACAATCACCTGCGATTGCGAAGCTACTCCAGCATTGCAGTTGAAAGCGTTTCGTCGGAGAGCTGAGAAATTAGAAGTCAGTCACTACCGAGTAAACGTGAACCGTTTTCGCGCGCGACTTAACGTCATTTGCATTACCGAGAAACTTCTTCTGGATTTGAAATGCGACGGCTGGCCAGAG GTGAAAGTTTCCCTGGCCCCTGTGGGCACGATAAAGAAAGATCTGGATGAGAACCAGCTGCAGGAAGTTGTAACAGAAATCGTGACAGCCGCGCTGCGTGGCACCAGCGTTCATCTAAATCTGTTCCAATACCCGAATTGCCCGCGCCTATGGAGGGAGCCGGTCACGCCGCAATCAGGCTTCTCAATGCCGGTCCATTACGACAGTATG AATACATCCACCGGCTCGCTTCCATCTCAGCGACAACGGGTACCAGCTCACAGCCAGCTCACGACGCAGAATCAATACGTGGCCGGTGACAAACGATTGCTGGTCAAAGTGGTGAGAGCGGCGGAGCTCGGGGGCGAGCAGGGTGCCGTGGAGCCGTATTGCATCGTCGAACTGGACGATCCTCCTCAGAAGAATCAAACGTCCGTGAAGAAAGACACGCGAAATCCACTCTGGGACGAAGCATTCCTATT CGACGTGAATCGTAACACGTCGGAAGTGTTGTTGGAAGTTTACGACCGTGTGAATAAATCTCAACGATTCTTGGGCCTGGGAATTGTCGGAGTGGACGAGCTTCTGGCAAATCCAAGTCAGCGACAGATAATACCCCTTCAGAATCGGCCCTACGAAGAAGACAACATTACGGGCACCCTAACGGTCGAG TTTCTGTTCATCGAGGGTGCAGAGGTGCCTCAAATTGGGAACAAACCTTACAAGGTGAAGGAGACGATAAAGCCTGTGTCACCGACTCCTCGTATCTACAATCCGACAAATCTCATCAGCGACAATAGTCTGAATTACAACAATGGTAACAGCACACTTATCTTGTACGACTCTACCGTTCAATCCGAAGGGG ACTATCTGATGAACGGCAACGTCGTTGACTCGCCTTACAGAACTGGCCAGACCAATGGGAACAAGGGAACACTGATCGTGCACAGCCAGCAAAGG CAACCGGAGCGGCAGGTGGTTAAG CATGGACCGAAAGACGCCAGCGCGGCGGAAAGTACGCCGAATTCTTCCAACTCTGAAG AACGAGGGAGGACGCGAAGAAAACGTCGGGACTTCTTTGGCACGATAAAGAAACGACTAAGCCGATCGAAAACGAGGAGCAGATCGGTTGGGCCCGAAGGCGACGCGAATCACGAGGATGCCCACTCCAGATCTATATCCGCGGACAGAGCGCGCGATCCTGGCTCCG CTGGTTTATCGATACCAGGGAGAGAAGAGCAGTCGAGGCGTTCCAGTTTGAGTGAGGCATCTGGTATAAGTGGAGCGTCCACCCGAACTTACGTCAACGAGGCTTCCACTCTAGTTCTTGAAACGTTGGAGAACGgtattaaaaa GCATTATTTAGTACCGCTGTCGCTAGCGCAGAAGAGTAAGTGGAGGAAAAAGGGCACCAAGCTTCACATATTCAACGATCACACCTTCATAGCGAAGCACATGACCGG CGGAACTGTGTGCGAAGTGTGTAAGCGAACACTCGCGAGAAGATTGGGCAAACAAGGCTACGAATGTAGGGACTGCCAAATGAAATGTCACAAGCACTGTCACGTTAAAGTTGACACCACTTGTCCCATGTCTACCATTCAAAGCATCGAACT ATCTTACATAAAGGTACCACGGCTCGAGCGAAAATCGTCGATCCGTATATGCTGA